In Thermobaculum terrenum ATCC BAA-798, one genomic interval encodes:
- a CDS encoding carbohydrate ABC transporter permease, translated as MAIKLRHRSYSPLRRREAYAGLLFVLPWIASLLVFTSYPIIAAFYFSFTRYNIIEPPKWVGLENYRTMFSNDPYFWISVKNSLYYALVSVPLSLVIALLLALLLNANTRFIGMYRTLFYLPALVPPVAGTIVFILMFSPEGGLLNSLLRMVGLPEVGWLTDPRWSKPALIILSLWGVGTSALIFLAGLKEVPRVLLEAAEIDGAGAWQKFRHVTVPLLSPVILFNLVMGVIYSFQVFTPAFVIGGTTGEPLDSTLMFMVLIYRNAFRYFSMGYASALAVILFLAVLFVTLVIFRSARVWVYYEGGER; from the coding sequence ATGGCCATTAAACTACGTCATCGCTCCTATAGTCCCCTACGAAGGCGAGAGGCTTACGCCGGGCTGCTCTTCGTGCTGCCCTGGATAGCGAGCCTCCTGGTCTTCACCAGCTATCCGATAATAGCTGCCTTCTACTTCTCCTTCACCAGGTACAACATCATAGAACCACCAAAGTGGGTGGGGCTAGAGAACTATAGGACCATGTTCTCGAACGACCCCTACTTCTGGATCTCGGTCAAGAACAGCCTGTACTACGCCCTCGTATCTGTGCCGCTCAGCCTGGTGATAGCGCTCCTGCTGGCGCTGCTCCTGAACGCCAACACCCGGTTTATAGGCATGTACCGCACGCTGTTCTACCTTCCAGCCCTCGTGCCCCCAGTTGCGGGCACGATCGTGTTCATCCTCATGTTTAGCCCCGAGGGAGGACTGCTCAACAGCCTCCTAAGGATGGTGGGTCTGCCGGAGGTGGGGTGGCTGACCGACCCTAGATGGTCCAAGCCCGCGCTCATCATCCTGAGCCTGTGGGGGGTTGGCACGAGCGCCCTCATCTTTCTCGCCGGCTTGAAGGAGGTACCCAGGGTGCTGCTGGAGGCCGCGGAGATCGATGGCGCAGGAGCTTGGCAGAAGTTCCGGCACGTCACCGTGCCGCTGCTCTCCCCGGTCATCCTGTTCAACCTAGTAATGGGAGTGATCTACTCCTTCCAGGTGTTCACGCCGGCGTTCGTGATCGGCGGCACCACGGGTGAGCCGCTGGACTCCACGCTGATGTTCATGGTGCTGATCTACCGCAACGCTTTCCGCTACTTCTCCATGGGCTACGCCTCGGCTCTCGCCGTGATCCTGTTCCTGGCGGTGCTGTTCGTGACCCTGGTGATCTTTCGCTCAGCCAGGGTGTGGGTGTACTACGAGGGAGGGGAGAGATAG
- a CDS encoding GntR family transcriptional regulator, producing MQAQTKTLKLSSLDKDSPVPLYYQLAELIRESILAGNLRPGDRLPGEREMSEQAGISRMTARQALSYLVREGLVTVRPGVGTFVAEPKRTHPVLHLLGFTEEVLRQGGRAHSRVLEQRVIDAPPYVAAMLGMSDGEAVIKVTRLRYANDDPILLETTYVPQALCPGLEDYDLSNSSIYGLMESRYGLTIAGAHQTIEASVANEYELEQFGLARPIGVIVMEGVTYSEDGKAVEYSKAIYRGDRVKFELQSERARPASDKTTAVVSLLVE from the coding sequence ATGCAGGCACAGACCAAGACGCTGAAGTTGAGCTCGCTGGATAAGGACAGTCCCGTCCCCCTCTACTACCAGCTCGCCGAGCTCATCCGCGAGAGCATCCTGGCAGGGAACCTGCGCCCCGGCGACAGGCTGCCCGGGGAGCGCGAGATGAGCGAGCAGGCGGGTATCAGCCGCATGACCGCCAGGCAGGCCCTGAGCTACCTCGTGCGCGAGGGCCTGGTCACCGTGCGGCCCGGCGTGGGGACGTTCGTGGCCGAGCCCAAGCGCACGCATCCGGTGCTGCACCTGCTGGGCTTCACCGAAGAGGTCCTGCGCCAGGGGGGCAGGGCGCACTCCCGCGTGCTGGAGCAGAGGGTGATCGACGCCCCTCCCTACGTGGCGGCGATGCTCGGGATGAGCGATGGCGAGGCCGTGATCAAGGTGACGAGGCTGCGGTACGCCAACGACGACCCCATCCTGCTGGAGACCACGTACGTGCCCCAGGCCTTGTGCCCGGGGCTGGAGGACTACGATCTGAGCAACAGCTCGATCTACGGGCTGATGGAGTCACGCTACGGCCTCACCATCGCTGGCGCCCACCAGACCATAGAGGCCTCGGTGGCCAATGAGTACGAGCTCGAGCAGTTCGGCCTGGCGCGCCCCATAGGGGTGATAGTGATGGAGGGGGTAACCTATTCTGAGGACGGCAAGGCCGTGGAGTACTCCAAGGCCATCTACCGAGGCGACAGGGTGAAGTTCGAGCTGCAGAGCGAGCGTGCCCGTCCTGCCTCGGACAAGACGACCGCCGTGGTAAGCCTGTTGGTCGAGTAA
- a CDS encoding ROK family protein, producing the protein MPASVLQLVGHPGQVHLRSRTFVSAGQGEAMSGGEVAIGIDVGGTKIAAGLVEITSGRVLSMHRVPTEPEMGGEAVLRKCLDLAGRLAEEALAAGTCLAGVGVGVPELVSPEGSITSNQTIDWRDVPVAESFGRIAPAGVESDVRAAALAEARYGSGRKCYNFLYVTIGTGISCTLVQGGLPYRGARGNALVLASGKLTCWCERCGGFAVTVVEEFSSGPAIARRYADLTGDSAATSEKVLALAEAGNATARAVVVSAAELVGGAIGFAVNILDPEVVVIGGGLGTAGGTYWEHMVRSAREHIWSEQTRGLEILRSELGEHAGLIGAALVGWRAGRAHGVGHEEER; encoded by the coding sequence TTGCCCGCATCAGTACTACAACTTGTCGGGCACCCAGGCCAGGTTCATCTTCGGAGTCGCACCTTCGTATCTGCCGGACAAGGAGAGGCCATGAGCGGGGGAGAGGTAGCCATAGGGATAGACGTGGGAGGCACGAAGATAGCCGCGGGGCTAGTGGAGATCACCAGCGGCAGGGTCTTATCCATGCACAGGGTGCCCACGGAGCCCGAGATGGGCGGGGAGGCAGTGCTCCGGAAATGCCTGGACTTGGCGGGGAGGTTGGCCGAGGAGGCCTTGGCGGCGGGGACATGCCTTGCGGGGGTCGGGGTGGGAGTCCCGGAGCTTGTGAGCCCCGAGGGCTCCATCACCAGCAACCAGACAATCGACTGGCGAGACGTGCCCGTCGCCGAGTCCTTCGGCCGTATCGCACCTGCGGGCGTGGAATCCGACGTGCGCGCGGCAGCGCTAGCCGAAGCCAGGTATGGCAGTGGCAGGAAGTGCTACAACTTCCTGTATGTGACAATAGGCACCGGCATCAGCTGCACGCTCGTGCAGGGTGGACTGCCCTACCGGGGAGCCAGGGGCAACGCCCTGGTGCTGGCCAGCGGCAAGCTCACGTGCTGGTGCGAGCGGTGTGGAGGCTTCGCGGTCACGGTGGTAGAGGAGTTCTCCTCGGGGCCCGCGATAGCGCGCAGGTATGCCGACCTGACGGGTGACTCGGCAGCCACCTCTGAGAAGGTGTTGGCGCTGGCGGAGGCGGGCAATGCGACTGCTAGGGCAGTTGTCGTCAGTGCAGCCGAGCTGGTGGGTGGGGCGATAGGTTTCGCGGTCAACATCCTGGATCCCGAGGTCGTGGTGATAGGCGGTGGGTTGGGCACGGCCGGAGGCACCTACTGGGAGCACATGGTGAGGTCCGCACGCGAGCACATCTGGAGCGAGCAGACGCGTGGCCTGGAGATCTTGCGCTCCGAGCTGGGAGAACACGCGGGCTTGATAGGGGCCGCTCTTGTGGGCTGGCGGGCGGGACGTGCGCACGGCGTGGGCCACGAGGAGGAGAGATAG
- a CDS encoding cupin domain-containing protein: MSYVQSPRPRYDAPTYIPSNAAVRHLWGDEVSGEVADRIYVSSDLIHQLVFNLPPGGAFRHSADYRTIFAADEVYYVLSGTLVLSNPERGEVHLLHPGEYAFFRKDTWHHGFSYGETELSVLEIFAPPPSQGTSSAYARTKDLLQSPSYSQDDLIGCWPMAQDVARGRSSIRIIREPDLLWRLEGKHGQLLLGIAVSTEHLTVGTGYLLPGKRSEMHSHGGDEIIYLLSGQMSVRSLHGGEQVWAELSPGDAFYVPQGCPHQYYNLSGTQARFIFGVAPSYLPDKERP; encoded by the coding sequence ATGAGCTACGTACAGTCACCGCGCCCAAGGTACGATGCTCCTACCTACATCCCGTCCAACGCCGCGGTTCGCCATCTGTGGGGCGACGAGGTCTCCGGAGAGGTGGCGGACCGTATCTACGTCTCCAGCGACCTGATACACCAATTGGTCTTCAACCTGCCGCCGGGCGGGGCGTTCAGGCACTCGGCGGACTACAGGACGATATTCGCGGCGGACGAGGTGTACTACGTGCTCTCCGGCACGCTGGTGCTGTCCAATCCCGAGAGGGGCGAGGTGCACCTGCTGCACCCGGGCGAGTACGCCTTCTTCCGCAAGGACACCTGGCACCACGGCTTCAGCTACGGGGAGACGGAGCTGTCGGTGCTGGAGATCTTCGCACCGCCGCCCTCGCAGGGCACGTCCAGCGCCTACGCCCGCACGAAGGACCTCCTGCAGAGCCCTAGCTACTCCCAGGACGACCTCATAGGGTGCTGGCCCATGGCCCAGGACGTGGCCAGGGGTCGCAGCAGCATACGGATCATAAGGGAGCCCGACCTGCTGTGGAGGCTGGAAGGCAAGCACGGGCAGCTGCTGCTGGGCATAGCGGTCTCCACCGAGCACCTTACGGTCGGCACGGGGTACCTGCTGCCGGGCAAGCGCTCGGAGATGCACTCGCACGGCGGCGACGAGATCATCTACCTGCTGTCGGGGCAGATGAGCGTCAGGTCCCTCCATGGTGGCGAGCAGGTCTGGGCGGAGCTGAGCCCTGGAGACGCCTTCTATGTACCGCAGGGTTGCCCGCATCAGTACTACAACTTGTCGGGCACCCAGGCCAGGTTCATCTTCGGAGTCGCACCTTCGTATCTGCCGGACAAGGAGAGGCCATGA
- a CDS encoding Gfo/Idh/MocA family protein: MENAVKIGVIGCGSVAMGAYLPLVQRLQLQRYPLELVYACDLDASKAAAAQEKFDIKRTTTDFEEVLASDEVDLVLVLTAMQAHGRVARAALEAGKHVLVEKPMSMDLEEAAEIVRISETSKGFLLCAPHVILSETFQEMWRRVHAGDIGQVHLARAFYGWAGPFWGRWYYLPGGGPLFDLGVYNVTSLTGLLGPARRVMAMSGIAIPRREVDGELIDVQTEDNFQILIDFGEATFAVVTTGFTIQRYRVPGIELYGTEGTIQMIGEDWNPQGYELWRNADGCWRVYEQRSLWHWTDGLRHLVECILENRTPIIRPQHAYHVLEIMVKAMESGRDGTAKEIESSFEPPRFDLEHETVAAHLRHDPTREE; this comes from the coding sequence GTGGAGAATGCAGTCAAGATCGGTGTGATAGGGTGTGGCAGCGTGGCCATGGGGGCGTACCTGCCGTTGGTGCAGCGGCTGCAGCTACAGCGGTACCCACTGGAGCTCGTGTACGCGTGCGACCTCGATGCCTCGAAGGCCGCCGCAGCCCAGGAGAAGTTCGACATCAAGCGCACGACGACCGATTTCGAGGAGGTGCTCGCCTCCGACGAGGTGGACCTGGTGCTGGTGCTCACCGCCATGCAGGCGCACGGCAGGGTGGCACGCGCCGCGCTGGAGGCCGGCAAGCACGTGCTGGTCGAGAAACCCATGTCGATGGACCTCGAGGAGGCGGCGGAGATCGTCAGGATATCCGAGACCAGCAAGGGCTTCCTGTTGTGCGCGCCGCACGTGATCCTCAGCGAGACCTTCCAGGAGATGTGGCGCCGGGTGCACGCCGGCGACATCGGCCAGGTGCACCTGGCGCGCGCCTTCTACGGGTGGGCGGGCCCGTTCTGGGGCAGGTGGTACTACCTCCCCGGAGGTGGGCCGTTGTTCGACCTGGGAGTGTACAACGTCACCTCCCTGACCGGCCTGCTGGGGCCCGCCAGGAGGGTGATGGCGATGAGCGGCATTGCCATCCCCAGGAGGGAGGTGGATGGTGAGCTGATCGACGTGCAGACCGAGGACAACTTCCAGATCCTGATCGACTTCGGGGAGGCCACCTTCGCGGTGGTCACGACGGGCTTCACCATCCAAAGATACAGGGTGCCGGGGATAGAGCTCTACGGTACCGAGGGCACCATCCAGATGATCGGCGAGGATTGGAACCCCCAGGGGTACGAGCTATGGCGCAACGCCGACGGTTGCTGGAGGGTGTACGAGCAGCGATCCCTCTGGCACTGGACGGACGGCCTCAGGCACCTGGTGGAGTGCATCCTGGAGAACAGGACTCCCATTATCAGGCCGCAACACGCCTACCACGTGCTGGAGATCATGGTCAAGGCCATGGAATCCGGCCGAGACGGCACCGCCAAGGAGATAGAGAGCAGCTTCGAGCCCCCGAGGTTCGATCTCGAACACGAGACGGTGGCCGCCCACCTGAGACACGATCCGACGAGGGAAGAATGA
- a CDS encoding ABC transporter substrate-binding protein has translation MWQEKHSLTMSRRRFMSLIGIGSTALLLSACGSRAPTSTPAAGNTSGQKVKLSFWLPGGSDTYFKAHQEIAKKYEGEHTNVDVEVTRYTGDQSFVEVLLARIAAGNPPSATVIWDTPVALGVRGSLLELDAMMATSQNCQTDNWPAAILASCQFGGKTYGLPVTAGTYGMWYNQELFEQKGVPSDPSKFPKTWDDMRQLSKEFTRWQGDKLETAGFVPIPDPYVLPIWSALNGSQIYDAKNQKYTIDSENNIQMMEYFLSWLDEEYKGDIQKVQNSGAWGGYPGSKGQPPAFQNSRLAMMLEGSWMMGDFYAFGQAKLKRWNVAYIPVGPSGSKQVSGYWPNWLAIPKGSNNPEEAFKYLDFMSVEGVQDWFAAVPDMPTNKKVPKNLVPKVVVEKRGDAFAKQVMDFFRKQQEIATPMWDSPIQSFAIDQLQRAIERIMRKAAKPKDALAEAQKACQAELEKTLKG, from the coding sequence ATGTGGCAGGAAAAGCACTCTCTCACGATGAGCCGACGTAGGTTCATGTCCCTGATCGGGATAGGCAGCACGGCGCTGCTACTGTCAGCGTGCGGGTCCAGGGCACCCACTTCGACCCCGGCAGCGGGCAACACCTCGGGGCAGAAGGTAAAGCTCTCTTTCTGGCTACCAGGAGGCTCGGACACCTACTTCAAAGCCCACCAGGAGATAGCGAAGAAGTACGAGGGTGAGCATACGAATGTGGACGTCGAGGTCACTCGATACACGGGTGATCAGAGCTTCGTGGAGGTGTTGCTTGCGCGCATAGCAGCTGGCAACCCACCTAGCGCCACGGTGATATGGGACACGCCAGTGGCCTTAGGAGTGAGAGGCTCCCTCTTGGAGCTCGATGCGATGATGGCCACCTCGCAGAACTGCCAGACGGATAACTGGCCTGCGGCGATCCTTGCCAGCTGCCAGTTCGGGGGCAAGACGTACGGGCTACCCGTCACGGCGGGCACCTACGGCATGTGGTACAACCAAGAGCTATTTGAACAGAAGGGGGTGCCGTCCGACCCATCCAAGTTCCCCAAGACCTGGGACGATATGAGGCAGCTATCTAAGGAGTTCACCCGCTGGCAAGGCGATAAGCTGGAGACCGCAGGCTTCGTCCCCATCCCCGATCCCTACGTTCTCCCCATATGGTCGGCACTCAACGGCTCCCAGATCTACGACGCAAAGAACCAAAAATACACCATAGACTCCGAGAACAACATCCAAATGATGGAGTACTTCCTCTCATGGCTTGACGAGGAGTACAAAGGAGATATCCAGAAAGTCCAGAACTCGGGCGCTTGGGGAGGTTATCCCGGCAGCAAGGGCCAGCCCCCAGCTTTCCAGAACAGCAGGTTGGCCATGATGCTCGAGGGCAGTTGGATGATGGGAGACTTCTATGCGTTCGGGCAGGCCAAGCTCAAGAGGTGGAACGTAGCCTACATCCCGGTTGGTCCTAGCGGCAGCAAGCAGGTCTCCGGCTACTGGCCCAACTGGCTGGCGATACCGAAAGGCTCCAACAACCCGGAGGAGGCGTTCAAGTACCTGGACTTCATGAGCGTGGAGGGCGTGCAAGACTGGTTCGCTGCAGTGCCAGATATGCCCACCAACAAGAAGGTCCCTAAGAACTTGGTGCCGAAGGTCGTGGTGGAGAAACGAGGGGATGCATTCGCTAAGCAGGTAATGGACTTCTTCCGGAAGCAGCAGGAGATCGCCACCCCGATGTGGGACTCACCAATACAGAGCTTTGCCATAGACCAGCTTCAGAGGGCCATAGAGCGCATCATGCGCAAGGCCGCCAAGCCCAAGGATGCCCTTGCCGAGGCCCAGAAGGCTTGCCAGGCCGAGCTAGAGAAGACCCTCAAGGGCTAG
- a CDS encoding carbohydrate ABC transporter permease: MQLARREATSTTVATRRGLIGRRQLKVLLRHLSLITVSAIFMLPFYWMIISALKDNAQIFAQPIKWWPDPIHWDNFTRAMTYPGFPYFRMLWNSIYYSGLVTLGTVVSSAAVGYGFARLRFPGRGLLFTITVSTLMIPAIVTFIPTYVLFKALGMIGTYTPLIVPRFLGDAFFIFMLRQFFLGIPWELSEAAKVDGAGEFRIFWQIMLPMVKPALMVTAVFTCLYTWHDFFGPLIYLSDPNKYPLSLGLFAFKAQRTTDWDLLMAASTLVTLPLIVLFAFTQRYFLEGITMTGIKG; encoded by the coding sequence ATGCAGCTAGCACGTCGAGAGGCAACAAGCACCACCGTCGCCACCAGAAGAGGACTGATCGGCAGGAGGCAGCTGAAGGTGCTCCTGAGGCACCTGTCGCTGATAACGGTCTCAGCCATCTTTATGCTGCCCTTCTACTGGATGATCATATCGGCCCTCAAGGATAACGCTCAAATCTTCGCACAACCCATAAAGTGGTGGCCGGATCCCATCCACTGGGATAACTTCACCAGAGCCATGACTTACCCCGGTTTTCCCTACTTCCGCATGCTCTGGAACAGCATCTACTACTCTGGCCTCGTCACTCTGGGGACAGTCGTCTCTAGCGCAGCTGTGGGGTACGGATTCGCGCGCCTGCGTTTCCCTGGAAGGGGGCTGTTGTTCACCATCACCGTTTCCACGCTCATGATCCCTGCGATCGTTACATTCATCCCTACTTACGTCCTGTTCAAAGCGCTAGGCATGATAGGCACCTACACGCCCTTGATCGTGCCCCGCTTCTTGGGTGACGCATTCTTTATATTCATGCTCAGGCAGTTCTTCCTGGGCATACCTTGGGAGCTGTCCGAAGCTGCCAAGGTGGACGGCGCTGGGGAGTTCAGGATCTTCTGGCAGATCATGCTGCCCATGGTCAAGCCGGCGCTGATGGTCACCGCCGTGTTCACATGCCTGTACACCTGGCATGACTTCTTCGGGCCGCTCATATATCTGTCGGACCCCAACAAGTACCCGCTAAGCCTGGGACTGTTCGCGTTCAAGGCCCAACGCACCACGGATTGGGATCTGCTCATGGCAGCATCGACCTTGGTCACGCTGCCCCTGATCGTGCTGTTTGCGTTCACCCAGCGCTACTTCCTGGAAGGTATCACCATGACTGGTATCAAAGGCTAA
- a CDS encoding PPOX class F420-dependent oxidoreductase yields MSVQAQKSVIPESHKDLLESKALAHVATIGPKGEPQVNPVWFGWDGEHILFSQTKARQKYRNLLRDPRIALSIVDPENPYRYLEIRGRVIRIDEDPDRKFINSMAKKYLGVDEYPWHQPGDERVIIVVQPEHTTHMG; encoded by the coding sequence ATGTCTGTTCAGGCCCAGAAGTCTGTTATCCCCGAGAGCCACAAGGACCTGCTGGAGAGCAAGGCTCTGGCACACGTGGCCACTATCGGTCCCAAGGGGGAGCCTCAGGTGAACCCCGTCTGGTTTGGTTGGGACGGCGAGCACATCCTCTTCAGCCAGACGAAGGCTCGCCAGAAGTACCGCAACCTACTGCGGGATCCCCGCATCGCCCTCTCGATAGTCGACCCCGAGAACCCCTACAGGTACCTCGAGATCCGCGGCAGGGTGATTCGCATCGACGAGGATCCGGACCGCAAGTTCATCAACTCCATGGCCAAGAAGTACCTGGGCGTCGACGAGTACCCCTGGCACCAGCCGGGCGACGAGCGTGTGATCATCGTCGTGCAGCCCGAGCACACCACCCACATGGGCTAG
- a CDS encoding Gfo/Idh/MocA family protein, with protein sequence MGKVKLALLGCGDVAQRDYLPEMHRLADRVELVAVCGRSPQRARHVAEAYGIPSWYTDYARMLREAEVDAVLNLTPIQLHAEATLACLAAGKHVYSEKPVATELEDALRIREEASRRGLVVVCAPSVMLFSQVRYVQRLLERGAVGEVHLVHARGYGGVPPWRGYTSDPTPFFAPGGGPLMDMGVYPLHVLTGLFGPVRKVAAMSHRSREAFVVDEGPFAGKLVPIAVDDCWELVLEMEVGVTAVVSANNCVVDTRSPEMEIYGLDGTIGLSLLDVSAPVALLRRGGGWESLKVDHGGRAQGPDHLLGVEHLVDCITSGKPPILSLQQAIHVLEVIKGAERSAASGYTQQLA encoded by the coding sequence GTGGGCAAGGTCAAGTTAGCGCTCCTGGGATGCGGAGACGTGGCACAGCGAGATTACCTGCCAGAGATGCACAGGCTCGCTGACAGGGTGGAGCTAGTGGCGGTCTGTGGGAGGTCCCCGCAGCGGGCTAGGCACGTGGCCGAAGCCTACGGCATACCTTCCTGGTACACGGACTACGCACGCATGCTGCGGGAGGCCGAGGTCGATGCGGTACTCAACCTGACGCCGATCCAGCTGCACGCTGAGGCCACGCTAGCTTGCCTGGCGGCGGGCAAGCACGTCTACTCTGAGAAGCCGGTGGCCACGGAGCTGGAGGATGCGCTGAGGATCCGCGAGGAGGCTTCTAGGAGAGGTCTCGTCGTGGTGTGCGCTCCATCGGTGATGCTCTTCTCACAGGTTAGATACGTCCAGAGGCTGCTGGAGCGGGGAGCGGTGGGAGAGGTTCACCTGGTACACGCCCGTGGGTATGGAGGTGTGCCTCCCTGGAGGGGCTATACCTCAGATCCCACCCCATTCTTCGCACCGGGCGGAGGTCCCCTCATGGACATGGGGGTGTACCCACTGCACGTGCTCACGGGACTCTTTGGCCCGGTGAGGAAGGTGGCAGCCATGAGCCATAGATCGCGCGAAGCTTTCGTGGTGGATGAGGGCCCGTTTGCGGGCAAGTTGGTGCCCATAGCGGTGGACGACTGCTGGGAGCTGGTGCTGGAGATGGAGGTGGGTGTAACCGCGGTGGTGAGCGCCAACAACTGCGTGGTGGACACACGCTCTCCGGAGATGGAGATCTATGGGCTGGACGGAACCATAGGGCTGAGCCTCCTGGATGTGTCGGCACCCGTCGCTCTCCTGCGCAGGGGTGGAGGGTGGGAGAGCCTCAAGGTGGACCACGGGGGCAGGGCGCAAGGACCGGATCACCTGCTGGGGGTAGAGCACCTGGTGGACTGCATCACCAGCGGTAAGCCACCCATCCTTAGCCTGCAACAAGCCATTCACGTACTGGAGGTGATCAAAGGGGCAGAGAGATCCGCGGCAAGTGGCTACACGCAACAGCTAGCCTAA